From a single Arachnia propionica genomic region:
- a CDS encoding queuosine precursor transporter produces MTQPDTFSRARGNYDLVVTLFVALLLISNVAATKLIAFGPEWSPFGLPVLPIITDGGALLFPLTYVLGDVLAEVFGMRGARRAILLGFGISLLASLTFLAVGAAPAAPGYENQEAFVAVLGFVPRIVAASLAGYLVGQFLNAWVLVKLKQWREGKGMWKRLLGSTVVGEAADTTIFCLIAFGGQIDGGTMLNYIVVGYLFKVSVEAVLLPVTYRVISLVRSREPELIKI; encoded by the coding sequence GTGACCCAGCCGGATACCTTCTCCCGCGCCCGCGGCAACTACGACCTGGTGGTGACGTTGTTCGTCGCACTGCTGCTGATCTCCAACGTAGCCGCCACCAAGCTGATCGCGTTTGGCCCCGAGTGGTCGCCGTTCGGGCTGCCGGTCCTACCGATCATCACCGACGGCGGCGCACTGCTGTTCCCGCTCACCTACGTTCTGGGCGACGTCCTGGCGGAGGTGTTCGGGATGCGAGGGGCCCGGCGCGCCATCCTCCTGGGTTTCGGGATCTCGCTGCTCGCGTCACTCACCTTCCTGGCCGTCGGCGCCGCCCCGGCGGCCCCCGGCTACGAGAACCAAGAAGCATTCGTCGCGGTCCTCGGCTTCGTTCCGCGCATCGTCGCCGCTTCCCTCGCCGGTTACCTGGTCGGGCAGTTCCTCAACGCCTGGGTGCTCGTGAAACTGAAGCAGTGGCGAGAGGGAAAGGGCATGTGGAAACGCCTGCTGGGCTCCACAGTGGTGGGTGAAGCTGCCGACACCACCATCTTTTGCCTGATCGCCTTCGGCGGGCAGATCGACGGCGGCACGATGCTGAACTACATCGTCGTCGGCTACCTGTTCAAGGTCAGTGTGGAGGCCGTTCTGCTGCCGGTCACCTACCGGGTGATCAGTCTGGTGCGCAGTCGCGAGCCCGAACTCATCAAGATTTGA
- a CDS encoding LacI family DNA-binding transcriptional regulator — protein sequence MTPPSSTPRPTIYDVAREAGVSKSLVSLVLNDSPLVAESKREAVRDAIRKLGYRRSQAASSLASNRTRTIGLVIDDFRNPWFVELLNGLRTTMGPHGFHVAVREHFALKGTIMNAIDGFRDTQVDALVVAAEPGQDFESLGIPTVLEGTRRNTIEGADLISSDQVQGVNLLMEHLCSLGHERIGHVTGAGGSADIRRKAYSDFMKSAGLDPLVEGFANPTNEEGGYLGTVELLRKSPGLTAVFAANDTMALGARAALREIGYEVPGDVSLVGFDNSQLAQSRFLDLTTVDNHAFDIGMACAEALLRRITDPGASPRQITIPTGLVIRTSSATPGRGRPENQAADARDSVKQ from the coding sequence ATGACTCCGCCATCGTCCACGCCCAGACCGACCATCTACGACGTGGCGCGTGAGGCCGGGGTCTCGAAGTCGCTGGTCTCCCTGGTACTGAATGACTCCCCTCTGGTGGCCGAGTCGAAACGGGAAGCGGTCCGGGATGCGATCCGGAAACTTGGTTACCGGCGCAGCCAGGCGGCTTCCTCCCTAGCGAGCAATCGGACACGGACCATTGGCCTGGTAATCGATGATTTCCGCAACCCGTGGTTCGTCGAGCTGTTGAACGGTCTGCGCACCACGATGGGTCCGCACGGCTTCCATGTCGCGGTCAGGGAACACTTCGCACTGAAAGGCACCATCATGAATGCCATCGACGGGTTTCGTGATACCCAGGTCGATGCCTTGGTTGTGGCGGCGGAGCCGGGACAGGACTTCGAGAGCCTGGGTATTCCCACAGTGTTGGAGGGCACGCGGCGCAACACCATCGAGGGGGCCGATCTGATCAGCAGCGATCAGGTCCAGGGAGTGAATCTCCTGATGGAGCACCTGTGTTCCCTGGGACACGAACGTATCGGCCACGTCACCGGCGCCGGCGGATCCGCCGACATCCGCCGCAAAGCGTATTCGGACTTCATGAAGTCGGCGGGCTTGGATCCCCTGGTGGAAGGGTTCGCAAACCCAACCAACGAGGAAGGAGGGTATCTGGGAACGGTGGAGTTGTTGCGGAAGTCCCCTGGGCTGACTGCAGTCTTTGCGGCCAACGACACCATGGCTCTGGGAGCACGCGCTGCGCTGCGCGAAATCGGATATGAGGTACCGGGTGATGTGTCACTGGTCGGCTTCGACAACTCACAGCTCGCCCAGAGTCGTTTCCTGGACCTCACCACCGTGGACAATCATGCCTTCGACATCGGCATGGCCTGCGCCGAGGCGTTGTTGCGCCGGATCACTGACCCCGGCGCATCCCCCAGACAGATCACCATTCCGACCGGTCTTGTGATCCGCACCTCGTCAGCAACCCCAGGACGTGGCAGGCCGGAGAACCAAGCCGCGGACGCACGGGATTCCGTGAAGCAATGA
- the tgt gene encoding tRNA guanosine(34) transglycosylase Tgt has protein sequence MSFGFEVAVCSGGRARTGTIRTPHGDIRTPAFIPVGTKASVKAVLPEIMADLGAQALLANAYHLYLQPGSDVVDEAGGLGRFMNWPGPTFTDSGGFQVMSLGAGFKKVLAMDTKGLVGDDVIAEGKKRRAHVDEDGVTFFNHLNGSRLRFTPEVSMTIQHQLGADIMFAFDELTTLMNTRDYQEASVARTHRWAIRCLRAHATLTEERSRKPYQALFGVVQGAQYEDLRKKAAADLAALEVDGFRFDGFGLGGALEKENLGRIIGWMVDELPEDRPRHLLGISEPEDLFEAVAFGADTFDCVNPSRVARNAAIYTADGRYNVTTARNRRAFEPLEADCDCYTCTHYTRAYLHHLFKAKEMLASTLATIHNERFTVRLVDEIRASLESGEFDLFRNEFMGRYNARKTQ, from the coding sequence GTGAGTTTCGGTTTTGAAGTGGCTGTGTGTTCCGGAGGGCGGGCACGTACCGGCACGATCCGCACCCCCCACGGCGATATCCGTACCCCGGCTTTCATACCTGTCGGAACGAAGGCGAGCGTGAAAGCGGTGCTGCCGGAGATCATGGCCGATCTCGGTGCCCAGGCGCTGCTGGCCAATGCCTATCACCTCTATTTGCAACCCGGTTCTGATGTGGTGGATGAGGCCGGCGGTCTCGGGCGTTTCATGAACTGGCCCGGCCCCACTTTCACGGATTCTGGTGGATTCCAGGTGATGAGTCTCGGCGCCGGTTTCAAGAAGGTGCTGGCGATGGACACCAAGGGGCTTGTCGGCGACGATGTCATCGCCGAGGGAAAGAAGCGGCGCGCGCACGTCGACGAGGACGGCGTTACCTTCTTCAATCACCTCAACGGAAGCCGTCTCAGGTTCACCCCGGAGGTCTCGATGACCATCCAGCACCAGCTCGGCGCGGACATCATGTTCGCCTTCGATGAACTCACCACCCTGATGAATACCCGCGACTATCAGGAGGCATCTGTGGCGCGCACCCACAGGTGGGCAATCCGTTGCCTGCGCGCCCATGCCACTCTGACGGAGGAACGCTCCAGAAAGCCCTACCAGGCCCTGTTCGGAGTTGTTCAGGGCGCTCAGTACGAGGATCTGCGCAAAAAAGCGGCCGCAGACCTGGCGGCTCTCGAAGTGGATGGTTTCCGGTTCGATGGGTTCGGTCTCGGCGGGGCGTTGGAGAAGGAAAACCTGGGACGCATCATCGGCTGGATGGTCGATGAACTTCCCGAGGATCGGCCCCGGCACCTGCTCGGGATCTCCGAACCAGAGGACCTGTTCGAGGCCGTGGCCTTCGGGGCGGACACCTTCGACTGCGTCAATCCGTCCAGGGTGGCCCGCAACGCTGCCATCTACACCGCCGATGGGCGGTACAACGTGACCACCGCCAGGAACCGCCGCGCCTTCGAACCGTTGGAGGCGGACTGTGACTGCTACACCTGCACCCATTACACCCGTGCCTATCTCCACCACCTGTTCAAGGCGAAGGAGATGCTGGCCTCCACCCTCGCCACCATCCACAACGAACGTTTCACGGTGCGCCTGGTGGACGAGATCCGCGCCAGCCTGGAATCAGGTGAGTTCGACCTCTTCCGCAACGAGTTCATGGGACGCTACAACGCCCGGAAAACGCAGTGA
- a CDS encoding DUF5709 domain-containing protein encodes MEDIVDFNIQVPEEAEQLDQLQEGDSLINRGVDDVLDEGYTTPERWSVGQGFGNTFAEMHQGETIEQRIRQEESEVVHDDAPWNPDGEERQVGRERAGRLMRVQGSGGEDTLGVDVGFSGGAASAEEAAMHIIRDDQDEDDDF; translated from the coding sequence ATGGAAGACATCGTCGACTTCAACATCCAGGTTCCCGAGGAAGCCGAGCAGCTCGACCAGTTGCAGGAGGGGGACTCCCTGATCAACCGCGGCGTGGACGATGTGCTCGATGAGGGCTACACCACCCCCGAACGGTGGTCGGTGGGCCAAGGATTTGGAAACACGTTCGCAGAGATGCACCAAGGGGAGACCATCGAGCAGCGCATCCGCCAGGAAGAATCAGAAGTTGTCCATGACGACGCGCCCTGGAACCCGGACGGGGAGGAACGTCAGGTTGGGCGGGAACGTGCGGGGCGATTGATGCGGGTACAGGGATCCGGCGGCGAGGACACCCTCGGTGTGGATGTCGGATTCTCCGGCGGGGCGGCGAGTGCTGAGGAGGCCGCCATGCACATCATCCGCGACGATCAGGACGAGGACGACGATTTCTGA